The following nucleotide sequence is from Saccharothrix texasensis.
TCATCTGGGGCGGCATGGCCGGCTGCATGCCGGTGATCATCGGCTGGTCCTCGGTGACCGGCACGGTGGCGTGGCCCGCGCTGGTGATGTTCGGCGTGATCTTCTTCTGGACCCCGCCGCACACGTGGGCGCTCGCGATGAAGTTCAAGGAGGACTACGCGCGCGCCGGCGTGCCGATGCTGCCGGTGGTGGCGACGGCGCAGCAGGTCACCCGCCAGATCGTCATCTACTCGTGGATCACGGTCGGGTGCACGCTGCTGCTGGCGCCGGTGACGTCGTGGATCTACGTCGCGGTCGCGGCGGCGTCGGGCGTGTGGTTCGCGGTGTTCGCCCACCGGCTGCACGGTGTCGTGCGGCGCGGCGGGTCGACGAACACCATGAAGTTCTTCCACCTGTCGAACCTGTACCTGATGCTCGTGTTCTGCGGCCTGGCCGTGGACGCGGTGATCGGCCTGCCGGTGCTCGGCTGGCCGTTCTGACCTTGATGCACTTTCCGCATATTTGCGGATAACGGCCGGAACCGCAGGTCGGACAGGGTGCGGTGAAGTTCAGTCGAACGGGTGGCCTACGACACCGCCGACAGCAGCTCGGTGACGGTGGGGTCGTCCAGCGACTCCACGATGCACGACCACAGCTCCAGGTTCGCCGTGGCCCACCGCGAGTAGGTGGCCGCCGCCTCCGGGTCGTAGAAGTAGTAGCCCGCGTCGTGCTTGCCCCGCTGCTCGCCGACGATCTTGTGCGCGAGCTCCTTGAGCGTGATGCCGTTCTCTTCGAGGTACTTGGGCGCGAGCACCACCGGCGTCACCGGCAGGGCCTTGAACAGCGTGTCCGCGTCCGACAGGGCCTGCGCCTCGAGCGAGATGTCGCGGTGGCGGGTGCGCATCTCGGCCTCCTCGACCACGGCGTCCACCCGCGCCGCCACGTCGTCCGGCACGCCCGCGCGCGCCAGGATGTCCAGCCGCAGCCGCCTGCCGTCCACCGGCAGCGAGTTGCGCCGGACCATGTAGTTCACGTCGTGGACCAGGGCGGCCACTTCGACCAGCGTCACGTCCGAACCGTTGCGCCGGGCGAAGTGGACGGCCTTGTCCCGCACGAAGCTGACGTGGTGCCAGCCGTGGAACTGCAGCTTCGCGGCGAGGTCGCGGCACAGCCGCCACACCTCGCCCCGCACCTCGGAGATCGCCTGCGCCGTGACTGCCTTGGTGACAGTACTCATTGGACCCTCCCGTGCCGGGTGGGCCGATGGTAGGTGCGCGCGAAGATCGTTGGCGCGGGTTACAGGTTGTTCGTCAGGACCTCCAACCTCGCCTCGACCGGCACGTGCCGGTGGCTGGTCCGGGTGTCGGGGTCGTAGCTGAGGCTCCACGGGCTGACCGCGCGCGACTTGACCAGGAACGTCATGGTGTCGTCGGCGGCCTTCGGGATGCGGTGGAACTCGTGCGCGAGCATCGTGCCCGAGGCGCCCTCGTGGGCCTCGGCGCTGCGCAGCAGGGTGGTGGACACGATCCGCCGGCCGTCGTCGGTCACGTCCGCGGTGAAGCGCTCGTGCAGGTAGGAGCCCGACAGGATGGTGGTGCAGAAGTGGTAGCGGTGGTTGTGGATGGAGTCGGCGTAGCCCGGTCGCCAGTCCCGCTGCGGCTTGTACTCGTGCAGCCAGAACGTGAAGGGCTCGGCCGGCTCGTCCCGCAGGCACCACGCGAAGTGGGTCGTCGTCTCGCGGGACCTGGCCACGACGCGCATCTCGTCCTGCGGTGAGAGGGCGCGCAGGTGCCCGCGCAGCCTCTCCCGCAGGCCGGGTCGGCCCGCCCACTCCCGGAAACGCCTCTCGACGTGTCCCCAGTGGTCGACGACAGGGGGGTCGGCCACGGCGATGAGCGTGGCGAGCTCCGCGAGGGCGGAGAACCCGGTGAACTCGGTGAGCACGACTTATCAGCTCCCCAGCTGAGCGGAGGCGGAGAATTCTTTGCGGAATCGGTGGAACTTCTCCTCGAGCGACCGGAACCCGTCCTCGGTGAGCGGGTTGCCGGTGATCTTCTCGAACAGGGCGAGGAAGTCCGCCCGACTGGTGCCCGGGGTGATGACGATGTGGAGCCCTGCCTTGGAATTGCTGATGCGCAGGAACTCGGCACGTTCCATCCCGTAGATGAACGAGCCCTCGGCGAACCGGACCGTGCGCGGGTACAAGCGGATGACGCCCGCGCTGGTGTTGCTGTAGAGGGTGAGCCAGACGCTGTCGTCGAACAGCTCCAGCCGGTCCAGCGGCGGGTCGGACACGATCGTCAGGTCGATCCGCGAGCACCGGCCGCGGGCGAGGAACAAGCCCACCAGGCCGATGGAGATCTGCTCGCGCAACCGCTCGGCGATCGCGTCGTAGTCGCCGTCCACGCCTTCGTTGCGCAGCAGGTACCGCGCGCGCCCGCTGATCGCGTCATCGTCCCGCGGGTCGGCCAGGACGGCTCTGAGCTCGCACTCCGACTGCGACAGGAGCAGCCGGCCCGCCGCGTAGCGACCCGCGAAGCCGCGGAACACGTACAGCCGGGTGCGTTCGAGGTCCTGCATCATGACCTGGTTGAACGCCGGGTCGGGCCGTGCGGTCGGCTCGAACACGTGAGTGGGGAAGAACTCGCGGTCCAGCGCCCGGTACTCGGCGTTGAGGTCGCGCAGGGCCCGGCGGCTCTCCTCCACGACCGGTGTGATCAACGCCCGTTGCGCGGCCGAATTGGTGATCAACGTCTGACCGAAACCGACCACGGCGGAGATCAGGGTGCCGGTGCCGACCGACGTGAGGAACGTGCGCAGCGCTCCTTGATCCATTGTGCTGGAAATGGCCAGACTGCTGCCGGAAGTGACGACCAGGGTGAGCAGGAGCAGGCCTGTTCTGGTCCAGAACAATTCTTGTAACAAGTTGCTGCGGACGCCCTTCGGCTCCGCGGACACGAGGTCACCTCCTTGGTGGGCACTCGATCGGCCGAATGCTGTCGGTATGCGATCAAGTGCGCGGAGTTACTGTACGCGCGCCCGAGCAACGGCGGAAGCGGTAATTAGTGGCACATTTGCGGATTGTTTCGTAGATCGACAGCAGCGCACCGTGACCGGCGTTGGGCCTGCCGTGGGGCCGCGGCGCGCCGCGCGGGCGTGAACCCTAAGCTCGGCAACCATGCGTACTGTCGGCCGTACGGCCCTCGCTCTCGTCTCCCTGTTGTCCGCCGGTCTGGCGCTGACCGCGTGCACCGCTAGCGACCGGCCGTCCACCCTGACCACCACCCCGTCCGCGACCGCGGAGCAGCCCGAGGCGCGGCCCACCGAGGCCGACCTGCCCGAGCCGAGCGGCCCGCCGTGCGAGGTGGCGCAGTACCAGGTGACCGGCGCGGCGGGGGAGAAGCCGACGATCACCGTCCCGACCGGCTGCACGCCGCAGGACGGCCTGGTCGTCGAGGACCTGACCGAGGGCACCGGCGCGGAGATCAAGCCCGGCTCCACCGCCCAGCTGCACTACGTGCTGGCGACGTTCCGCGACCAGCGGACCCGTGAGGCGTCCTGGGACCGCGGCGAGCCGTTCGAGCTGGCGAACATCGGCCAGGCCAGTGTGATCCAGGGCTGGAACGAGGGCCTGATCGGGCTCAAGGAAGGCGGTCGCCGGCTGCTCGTCGTGCCGTCGGACAAGGGGTACCCGGACGGCAAGGGCGACATCCAGCCGGGCGAGACGCTGATCTTCGTGATCGACGCGGTGAAGGTCGCGGGCTGAGTCGTCCCGCCGGGAGCGGCGCAAGGGCGGTCCCGCGCGGGGCCGCCCTTGCGCGCGTCCGGGCCCGGGTTCCGCCGGCGCCCGCCGGTGTCAGGGCAGGAGCAGCAGCTTGCCGGTGGTGCGGCGCGCTTCCAGGTCCTCGTGCGCCCGCCGCGCCTCGGCCAGCGGGTAGCGCCCGCCGATCCGCACCTTCAGCGAACCGTCCAGGACGGCGGCGAACAGCTCGCCGGTCCGCCACTGCCTCTCCTCCGGGGTCGCCACGTGCGCGCCCAGCGACGGCCGGGTCAGGAACACCGAACCCGCGTGGTTGAGCCGCAGCGGGTCGAACGGCGGCACCGCCCCGCTGGACGCGCCGAACAACGCCAGCGTGCCGCGCGGCTTCAGGCTGGCCAGGCTCCCGTCGAACGTCGTCGCGCCGACGCCGTCGTACACGGCCGCGACACCCACGCCGTCGGTCAGCCTCCGCACCTCGGGCACGAAGTCGACCCGGTCGTACCTGATCACCTCGTCGGCGCCGGCCTCGCGCGCCAACGCCTCCTTCTCCTCGGTGGACACCGTGCCGATCACCCGCGCGCCCCGCGCCTTGGCCAACTGCACCAGCAGCAGCCCCACACCACCGGCGGCGGCGTGCACGAGCACCGTGTCGCCCTCCCGCGCCGGGTACGTGGACGCGACCAGGTAGTGCGCGGTCAGGCCCTGGAGCAGCAGCGCGCCGGCCGTGTCGTCGTCCACGCCCTCCGGCACCGGCACCGCGTCCTTCACGGGCACCACGGCCTGCTCCGCGTAGCTGCCGATGGTCTGCGCCCAGGCCACCCGGTCGCCCACCGCGACACCGGTGACGTCCGGCCCGACCGCGCTCACCCGGCCGACGCCCTCCTGCCCCGGCCCGAACGGCAGCGCCAGCGGGTAGCGGCCCTCGCGGTGGTAGCAGTCGATGAAGTTCACCCCGGCGGCGGCCACGTCCACCAGCAGCTCGCCCGCGCCGGGCGACTTCGCCGCCACGTCGGTGAACTCCAGCGCTTCCGGCCCGCCGGTCGCGCGCACCACCACTGCCTTGGGCATCTGTCGTCCTCCTGGTTGCTCTGTCCCTACGTCACTACGCCAACCGCCGCGACGGCCCGCCTGTTCCGCGCCCGACCGCCGCCGGCGACGTGTCTCACCTGCCGAGAGCGACCTTGCGCGCCAGGCCGAGCGGCAACGCGCCCGCGCCCGCGATGGTGTCGTGGAACTCGCGCAACGACCCGGTGTGCTCGGCCCGGATGCGCTCGATCTCCAACGCGCCGGTCAGGTACGACGGCGCCTGCGTCGGCCAGGCGCAGTACCGGCTGACCTCGCCGGCCGCCGTGCCCGGCGTGAGCGACGCCTTCGTGGTCATGAACTCCTCGGCCTCCTCGACGGTCATCCCGCCGCAGTGCAGCGCGGTGTCCACGATCATCCGCGCCGCGCGGAACAACCGCGCCTCGACGTGCGCCAGCTCCTGCGCCCGCGCCTTGGCCGCGTCGCCGACGACCTCCGCGGTGAAGTAGCCGTGCTCGCGCAGCAGCTTCTCCGCGTACAGCGCCCAACCCTCGGAGAAGTACGGCGTGCGGAACACCTTGCGCACCGGCCGGTCCTGCGCGGCCAGCCACGACAGGTGCCAGTGGTGGCCGGGGTACGCCTCGTGCACCGCGATCGTGGCCAGCTGGGCGCGCGAGTTCGTGCGCAGCCGCTGGGTGGTCTGCTCGGCGGTGAACCCGTCCGGCGGGAACGGCACGAAGAAGTGGCCGGTCCGCTGGTCGGTCAGCGGCGGCGGCGACATGTAGGACGCCACCGACAGCACCGGGCGCTGGAACGCGGGCGACGGCACCACCCGGCACTCCTCGCCCTCGGCGAACGTCACCAGGCCGTGCTCGACCAGGAACGCCCGCGCCCGCCGCGTCTCCGCCTCGTACTCGTCGCGCATCGCCTCCGGCGTCGGCGGGTGGTCGTCCTGGAACGCCGCCATCACCGCGTGCCAGTCGTCGGCGCCGGCCAGCTCGCGCATCTCGGCGTCCAGCTCGGCGTAGGCGGCTCGGCCCCGCTCGTGCAGCTCCGCCGCGCCGTACCCCAGCACCTCCTGCTCGCGCAGCAGCGTCGAGTAGAGCCCTTCGCCCATCCGCCAGTCGCCCCCGGCGCGGCCGCCGAACTCGTCCAGGAAGGCCGCCAGCTCGTCGAA
It contains:
- a CDS encoding heme o synthase, translated to MSAVTEAPARSPRQVVGAYVALTKPRVIELLLITTIPAMLLAARGLPPLWLIACTLAGGTLAAGSANALNCYVDADIDSVMKRTSARPLAKDAIPPRNALVFGIVLGVVSFGFLWLTTNLMSAVFAVATILFYIFVYTLVLKRRTSQNIIWGGMAGCMPVIIGWSSVTGTVAWPALVMFGVIFFWTPPHTWALAMKFKEDYARAGVPMLPVVATAQQVTRQIVIYSWITVGCTLLLAPVTSWIYVAVAAASGVWFAVFAHRLHGVVRRGGSTNTMKFFHLSNLYLMLVFCGLAVDAVIGLPVLGWPF
- a CDS encoding HD family phosphohydrolase → MSTVTKAVTAQAISEVRGEVWRLCRDLAAKLQFHGWHHVSFVRDKAVHFARRNGSDVTLVEVAALVHDVNYMVRRNSLPVDGRRLRLDILARAGVPDDVAARVDAVVEEAEMRTRHRDISLEAQALSDADTLFKALPVTPVVLAPKYLEENGITLKELAHKIVGEQRGKHDAGYYFYDPEAAATYSRWATANLELWSCIVESLDDPTVTELLSAVS
- a CDS encoding FKBP-type peptidyl-prolyl cis-trans isomerase — encoded protein: MRTVGRTALALVSLLSAGLALTACTASDRPSTLTTTPSATAEQPEARPTEADLPEPSGPPCEVAQYQVTGAAGEKPTITVPTGCTPQDGLVVEDLTEGTGAEIKPGSTAQLHYVLATFRDQRTREASWDRGEPFELANIGQASVIQGWNEGLIGLKEGGRRLLVVPSDKGYPDGKGDIQPGETLIFVIDAVKVAG
- a CDS encoding quinone oxidoreductase family protein, translating into MPKAVVVRATGGPEALEFTDVAAKSPGAGELLVDVAAAGVNFIDCYHREGRYPLALPFGPGQEGVGRVSAVGPDVTGVAVGDRVAWAQTIGSYAEQAVVPVKDAVPVPEGVDDDTAGALLLQGLTAHYLVASTYPAREGDTVLVHAAAGGVGLLLVQLAKARGARVIGTVSTEEKEALAREAGADEVIRYDRVDFVPEVRRLTDGVGVAAVYDGVGATTFDGSLASLKPRGTLALFGASSGAVPPFDPLRLNHAGSVFLTRPSLGAHVATPEERQWRTGELFAAVLDGSLKVRIGGRYPLAEARRAHEDLEARRTTGKLLLLP
- a CDS encoding DUF885 domain-containing protein — translated: MTDTPHLTHLVEQFLAWHFDRNPGSAAMFGSSAHDHTLGDFSAGAFTQYERDAGTWLDRFVAVEVDDLQGSVDRDLVVAVLRGVRAKATWPEWRRDPSVYTSAVLYPLFSAFLNRLRPEPELVASVVQRLAEVPAVLAACRANLDVGLAAPRIVRRAADQARTGRAFLTATLPAEVSDPALRAELAEAAEPAARAFDELAAFLDEFGGRAGGDWRMGEGLYSTLLREQEVLGYGAAELHERGRAAYAELDAEMRELAGADDWHAVMAAFQDDHPPTPEAMRDEYEAETRRARAFLVEHGLVTFAEGEECRVVPSPAFQRPVLSVASYMSPPPLTDQRTGHFFVPFPPDGFTAEQTTQRLRTNSRAQLATIAVHEAYPGHHWHLSWLAAQDRPVRKVFRTPYFSEGWALYAEKLLREHGYFTAEVVGDAAKARAQELAHVEARLFRAARMIVDTALHCGGMTVEEAEEFMTTKASLTPGTAAGEVSRYCAWPTQAPSYLTGALEIERIRAEHTGSLREFHDTIAGAGALPLGLARKVALGR